A single genomic interval of Mangifera indica cultivar Alphonso chromosome 5, CATAS_Mindica_2.1, whole genome shotgun sequence harbors:
- the LOC123215796 gene encoding serine carboxypeptidase-like 34, which yields MNLNNFSASLLLLSLLSLSSVTVGGGGGGDVLAEQEADRVIRLPGQPPVTFKQYAGYVTVNETRGRALFYWFFEASSNPEEKPLLLWLNGGPGCSSIGYGEAEELGPFLTQKGKPELKLNPYRWNKAANLLFVESPVGVGFSYTNTSDDIAELGDTVTAKDSYAFLINWFKRFPQFKSHEFYIAGESYAGHYVPQLAEVIYDSNKKVSKENYINLKGFAVGNALLDDETDQTGMVDYAWDHAVISDDLYKNLKAHCNFSIINNQQSTGCSHALDRYFDVYKIIDMYSLYSPTCVDGNSTSAVNRHLPIIHGVAPKLFSKYDGWHRKPAGYDPCLSDYTEEYLNRPEVQKALHANVTKIPYPWTHCSDKISFWSDAPSSILPIIEKLIAGGLRIWVYSGDTDGRIPVTATRLTLRKLGLKILQEWRPWYTDNRQVGGWTIDYDGVMFVTIRGAGHQVPTFAPKQSLQLVQHFLANKKLPSEPF from the exons atgaatttgaataatttctctgcaagtcttcttcttctttctcttctgaGTTTGAGCTCAGTTACAGTGgggggtggtggtggtggagatgTCCTGGCTGAACAAGAAGCTGACAGAGTTATTAGGCTTCCGGGGCAGCCTCCAGTAACGTTCAAGCAATATGCAGGCTATGTTACTGTGAATGAAACTCGTGGAAGAGCACTATTTTATTGGTTTTTCGAGGCCTCCAGTAATCCTGAAGAAAAGCCTCTTCTCTTATGGCTCAATGGAG GCCCTGGGTGCTCATCAATTGGCTATGGAGAAGCAGAGGAGCTAGGGCCTTTCTTAACTCAGAAAGGCAAACCCGAGCTAAAGCTCAACCCTTATAGATGGAACAAAG CGGCCAATTTATTGTTTGTGGAATCACCTGTGGGAGTTGGATTTTCGTACACTAACACCAGTGACGACATCGCAGAGCTTGGGGACACAGTTACAG CCAAGGATTCATATGCATTCCTTATCAACTGGTTCAAGAGATTCCCACAGTTCAAGTCCCATGAGTTCTACATAGCTGGAGAAAGCTATGCAG gGCACTATGTTCCACAGCTTGCAGAAGTCATATACGATAGTAACAAGAAAGTTTCCAAGGAAAACTACATCAATCTGAAGGGCTTCGCG GTTGGAAATGCATTGTTGGATGATGAAACAGATCAAACAGGAATGGTCGATTATGCATGGGATCATGCGGTGATATCAGATGATTTGTATAAAAATCTCAAGGCCCACTGCAACTTCAGCATCATCAACAATCAACAATCCACCGGTTGCAGCCATGCCCTCGATCGATACTTCGACGTTTACAAGATTATCGACATGTACAGCTTATATTCTCCGACGTGCGTCGATGGTAACTCCACCTCCGCCGTAAACAGACACCTTCCTATCATCCACGGCGTCGCtcctaaattattttctaaatac GATGGTTGGCATCGAAAACCAGCTGGTTACGACCCTTGTTTATCGGACTACACTGAGGAATATTTGAACAGGCCTGAGGTTCAAAAGGCACTCCATGCTAATGTCACAAAAATTCCATATCCATGGACTCATTGCAG TGATAAGATATCGTTTTGGTCTGATGCTCCATCATCGATTCTTCCTATTATTGAAAAGCTCATAGCTGGAGGTCTTCGCATTTGGGTTTACAG TGGAGATACTGATGGAAGAATTCCAGTAACTGCAACTAGATTAACCTTAAGAAAGCTTGGATTGAAGATCCTTCAAGAATGGAGACCCTGGTACACAGATAATCGAcag gttGGTGGGTGGACAATAGATTATGATGGAGTTATGT
- the LOC123216349 gene encoding uncharacterized protein LOC123216349 has product MERWNQNCNGYCHDYQDKDYIFHPVSKFDTLVGIAIKYGVEVADIKKINGLSTDRQMFGLNSLQIPLPGKHRPSPSLSNGHEVPRYVYHVFASMHSNFMQTNGIDGILVSKNHPLWQYTSDQTSQQHLYPCQSLGLKLSPERKVSPAMSSLQGYHGLKPTVSDRFEKTVYRKGEDQNLEDFYLPKSFPTFNMPLDSNRRSKSYANVNHADHGELDDNINVVDVRISEPDERNKKLVRRRQKSEVDLTSQVPEMVLKEENGCLDGNPAIIGKRLLSRTKSVLEEGAEKIGLNHVPFILGDYLLGDQLSSVKKSSSTSNLQDQSSIWPTSKWDLQALSPVAIAKPIFDGLQNPITGRRNKTALD; this is encoded by the exons atggAGAGGTGGAATCAGAATTGTAATGGGTATTGTCATGATTACCAAGACAAGGATTATATTTTCCACCCTGTTTCCAAGTTCGATACGCTGGTTGGCATCGCCATTAAATACGGAGTAGAg GTAGCGGATATAAAGAAGATAAATGGGTTGTCTACAGATCGTCAAATGTTTGGTCTTAACTCACTTCAGATTCCGTTGCCAGGGAAGCATCGTCCTTCTCCTTCTTTGTCAAATGGCCATGAAGTTCCACGGTATGTGTATCATGTGTTTGCTTCTAT GCATTCAAACTTTATGCAAACGAATGGGATTGATGGCATTCTTGTGTCCAAGAATCATCCTTTATG GCAATACACTAGTGACCAGACATCACAACAGCATCTGTATCCATGCCAGTCACTTGGACTGAAGCTGTCTCCCGAAAGGAAGGTCTCTCCAGCCATGAGCTCTTTACAAGGTTACCATGGACTTAAACCAACAGTATCAGACCGTTTTGAGAAGACCGTTTACAGGAAAGGAGAAGATCAAAATCTGGAGGATTTTTATTTGCCTAAATCCTTCCCAACTTTCAATATGCCTTTGGACAGTAACAGAAGATCTAAAAGCTATGCCAATGTAAATCATGCTGACCACGGTGAACTGGATGATAACATTAATGTTGTCGATGTTAGAATAAGTGAACCTGATGAAAGGAATAAGAAACTGGTTAGGCGACGACAAAAATCTGAAGTCGACTTAACTAGTCAGGTCCCAGAAATGGTTTTGAAGGAGGAAAACGGTTGCTTGGATGGAAATCCAGCAATAATCGGAAAGAGGTTACTATCGAGAACCAAATCTGTATTGGAAGAAGGGGCAGAGAAAATTGGGTTGAATCATGTACCTTTTATCTTGGGAGATTATCTTCTGGGTGACCAACTCTCTAGTGTAAAGAAGTCATCAAGCACATCCAATCTACAGGATCAGTCATCCATATGGCCTACTTCGAAATGGGATTTACAGGCTCTTTCACCCGTGGCCATCGCAAAACCAATCTTCGATGGATTGCAAAACCCTATAACTGGTCGAAGAAACAAAACTGCActtgattaa